From the Lathyrus oleraceus cultivar Zhongwan6 chromosome 4, CAAS_Psat_ZW6_1.0, whole genome shotgun sequence genome, one window contains:
- the LOC127076187 gene encoding 26S proteasome regulatory subunit 7, which produces MAIEHEDELKDEKNPRPLDEDDIALLKTYGLGPYSTSIKKVEKEIKDMAKKVNDLCGIKESDTGLAAPSQWDLVSDKQMMQEEQPLQVARCTKIINPNSEDAKYVINVKQIAKFVVGLGDKVSPTDIEEGMRVGVDRNKYQIQIPLPPKIDPSVTMMTVEEKPDVTYNDVGGCKEQIEKMREVVELPMLHPEKFVKLGIDPPKGVLCYGPPGTGKTLLARAVANRTDACFIRVIGSELVQKYVGEGARMVRELFQMARSKKACIVFFDEVDAIGGARFDDGVGGDNEVQRTMLEIVNQLDGFDARGNIKVLMATNRPDTLDPALLRPGRLDRKVEFGLPDLESRTQIFKIHTRTMNCERDIRFELLARLCPNSTGADIRSVCTEAGMYAIRARRKTVTEKDFLDAVNKVIKGYQKFSATPKYMVYN; this is translated from the exons ATGGCGATTGAACATGAAGACGAACTCAAGGACGAGAAGAACCCTCGCCCCCTCGACGAGGATGATATTGCTCTTCTCAAAACCTAT GGTTTGGGACCTTATTCCACTAGCATTAAAAAAGTGGAGAAGGAAATTAAAGATATGGCGAAGAAAGTGAATGACTTATGTG GTATCAAGGAGTCTGATACTGGTTTAGCGGCACCTAGCCAGTGGGATCTTGTTTCTGATAAGCAAATGATGCAGGAGGAGCAGCCTCTCCAG GTTGCAAGATGCACAAAAATTATAAATCCCAACTCCGAAGATGCCAAATATGTCATCAATGTGAAGCAGATTGCAAAG TTTGTTGTTGGGCTAGGAGACAAGGTTTCCCCCACTGACATAGAGGAAGGAATGCGTGTTGG TGTTGATAGAAACAAATATCAGATTCAGATTCCTTTGCCTCCAAAAATTGATCCAAGTGTTACCATGATGACAGTTGAAGAGAAACCAGATGTGACATATAATGATGTTGGTGGCTGTAAGGAGCAGATTGAAAAGATGCGCGAa GTTGTTGAACTTCCCATGCTTCACCCTGAGAAATTTGTCAAGCTCGGAATTGATCCTCCAAAGGGTGTGCTTTGTTATGGTCCACCAGGTACTGGCAAAACTCTATTAGCCAGGGCTGTTGCTAATAGGACCGATGCTTGTTTTATTAGAGTCATTGGAAGTGAACTCGTACAGAAATATGTCGGTGAGGGGGCTCGGATGGTTCGTGAACTATTTCAG ATGGCCCGTTCAAAGAAGGCGTGCATTGTGTTTTTTGATGAAGTTGATGCAATTGGAGGTGCACGATTTGATGATGGTGTTGGTGGTGATAACGAGGTTCAGCGTACTATGCTTGAAATTGTGAATCAGCTTGATGGGTTTGATGCCCGGGGAAACATCAAAGTTTTGATGGCAACAAACAG GCCCGACACTTTGGATCCAGCACTATTGCGGCCTGGGCGATTGGATCGTAAAGTTGAATTTGGCCTTCCTGATTTAGAGAGTAGGACACAAATATTCAAGATACACACAAGAACCATGAACTGTGAAAGAGATATCCGTTTTGAACTTCTAGCTCGGCTTTGCCCAAACTCCACTG GAGCTGATATAAGGAGTGTGTGCACTGAAGCTGGTATGTATGCTATCCGTGCCCGAAGGAAGACAGTAACAGAGAAGGACTTCCTTGATGCAGTGAATAAAGTCATCAAAGGGTACCAGAAGTTCAGTGCAACTCCCAAATACATGGTCTACAATTGA